A genomic window from Enoplosus armatus isolate fEnoArm2 chromosome 20, fEnoArm2.hap1, whole genome shotgun sequence includes:
- the cdk5rap3 gene encoding CDK5 regulatory subunit-associated protein 3 isoform X2, with the protein MENIQNLPIDIQTSKLLDWLLDRRHCNLKWQSAVKSIREKINAAIQDMPESEEIKQLLSGSYIHYFHCLRIVEILKGTEASSKNIFGRYSSQRMKDWQEIVSLYEADNIYLAEVASLLSRNVSYEGPALRKQLAKAQQLQQELSRREVECQSSAADLRERYYAACKQYGITGENVARELQALVKDLPVVLEEVGRDAAKLEEHIQLYTAFTNFVCEWSEPVLPMLSFAQKRGNTTFYEWKMGKVPSVIERPVVEEAPPDTVTEDTIDWGEFGKGTDTQGFTSAITVEAGVDWGISLEPSSEEAGAGGIDWGDSEAAPIEIEIVDAGTDCPEGVARGEDALSILENSQSRSQFIDELMELEVFLTQRITEMGEEGDVVAMSQFQLAPSVIQGQSREHVREMLSEVRDLLGRLTSLRMQHLFMIQASPRYVERVSEVLRQKLKQADILVLKGATMAEKRQEALEEQSRLEPRVDLLAGCTRELQKLIEADISKKYNKRPVNLMGVNI; encoded by the exons ATGGAG AATATTCAAAACCTTCCAATCGACATACAGACCAGCAAGCTTTTGG ACTGGCTGCTGGATCGACGTCACTGTAATCTGAAATGGCAGAGTGCAGtaaaatccatcagagagaagATCAATGCTGCCATCCAGGACATGCCAGAGAGCGAGGAGATCAAGCAGCTTCTCTCCGGCTCCT ACATTCACTACTTTCACTGCTTGAGGATAGTGGAGATACTGAAGGGAACTGAGGCTTCCTCCAAGAACATCTTTGGCAGATATTCATCTCAGAGGATGAAG GACTGGCAAGAGATTGTCTCCCTTTATGAGGCAGATAATATCTATTTGG CGGAGGTGGCCAGCTTGCTGAGTCGCAATGTGAGCTACGAAGGCCCGGCTCTGAGGAAGCAGCTGGCCAAAGCccagcagcttcagcaggaGCTGAGCAGGCGGGAAGTGGAGTGCCAGAGCTCAGCCGCAGACCTGAGGGAACGCTACTACGCTGCCTGCAAACAGTATGGCATCACA GGAGAAAATGTGGCTCGTGAGCTTCAGGCTCTGGTCAAAGACTTACCAGTGGTTCTTGAGGAAGTTGGGAGGGATGCAGCAAAGTTAGAGGAGCATATCCAACTTTATACTGCTTTCACAAACTTTGTTTGTGAGTG GTCTGAACCAGTCCTGCCCATGCTATCTTTTGCccagaagagaggaaacacaacGTTTTATGAGTGGAAAATGGGGAAAGTGCCTTCAGTTATTGAGCGGCCAGTTGTGGAGGAAGCACCTCCTGATACAGTCACAGAGGACACG ATTGACTGGGGTGAATTTGGCAAAGGTACAGATACTCAGGGATTTACCTCTGCCATCACAGTTGAAGCTGGAGTAGACTGGGGTATCAGTCTGGAGCCGAGCTCTGAG GAAGCTGGTGCTGGTGGTATCGACTGGGGTGACAGCGAAGCAGCTCCCATAGAAATTGAAATCGTAGATGCGGGCACAGACT GTCCTGAGGGTGTGGCGAGGGGTGAGGATGCTTTAAGTATACTGGAGAACTCTCAGTCACGCAGCCAGTTCATTGATGAGCTAATGGAG cTGGAAGTGTTCCTAACCCAGCGCATTACTgagatgggagaggagggagatgtgGTAGCCATGAGCCAGTTCCAGCTGGCCCCCTCTGTCATCCAAGGCCAATCCCGTGAACATGTGCGAGAGATGCTGTCAGAGGTGCGGGACCTTCTGGGCCGGCTCACCTCTCTCCGGATGCAGCACCTGTTTATGATCCAGGCCTCGCCCCG ATATGTTGAACGTGTGTCAGAAGTGCTGAGACAGAAGCTGAAGCAGGCAGACATTCTGGTGTTGAAGGGTGCCACAATGGCTGAGAAAAGGCAGGAAGCCCTGGAGGAGCAGTCCAGACTGGAGCCTCGAGTTGACCTGCTGGCAGGATGCACCCGGGAACTCCAGAAACTG attgaagctgacatttcaaagaaatacaacaaaaggcCTGTCAACCTCATGGGGGTTAATATATAG
- the cdk5rap3 gene encoding CDK5 regulatory subunit-associated protein 3 isoform X4: MENIQNLPIDIQTSKLLDWLLDRRHCNLKWQSAVKSIREKINAAIQDMPESEEIKQLLSGSYIHYFHCLRIVEILKGTEASSKNIFGRYSSQRMKDWQEIVSLYEADNIYLAEVASLLSRNVSYEGPALRKQLAKAQQLQQELSRREVECQSSAADLRERYYAACKQYGITGENVARELQALVKDLPVVLEEVGRDAAKLEEHIQLYTAFTNFVCESEPVLPMLSFAQKRGNTTFYEWKMGKVPSVIERPVVEEAPPDTVTEDTIDWGEFGKGTDTQGFTSAITVEAGVDWGISLEPSSEEAGAGGIDWGDSEAAPIEIEIVDAGTDCPEGVARGEDALSILENSQSRSQFIDELMELEVFLTQRITEMGEEGDVVAMSQFQLAPSVIQGQSREHVREMLSEVRDLLGRLTSLRMQHLFMIQASPRYVERVSEVLRQKLKQADILVLKGATMAEKRQEALEEQSRLEPRVDLLAGCTRELQKLIEADISKKYNKRPVNLMGVNI, encoded by the exons ATGGAG AATATTCAAAACCTTCCAATCGACATACAGACCAGCAAGCTTTTGG ACTGGCTGCTGGATCGACGTCACTGTAATCTGAAATGGCAGAGTGCAGtaaaatccatcagagagaagATCAATGCTGCCATCCAGGACATGCCAGAGAGCGAGGAGATCAAGCAGCTTCTCTCCGGCTCCT ACATTCACTACTTTCACTGCTTGAGGATAGTGGAGATACTGAAGGGAACTGAGGCTTCCTCCAAGAACATCTTTGGCAGATATTCATCTCAGAGGATGAAG GACTGGCAAGAGATTGTCTCCCTTTATGAGGCAGATAATATCTATTTGG CGGAGGTGGCCAGCTTGCTGAGTCGCAATGTGAGCTACGAAGGCCCGGCTCTGAGGAAGCAGCTGGCCAAAGCccagcagcttcagcaggaGCTGAGCAGGCGGGAAGTGGAGTGCCAGAGCTCAGCCGCAGACCTGAGGGAACGCTACTACGCTGCCTGCAAACAGTATGGCATCACA GGAGAAAATGTGGCTCGTGAGCTTCAGGCTCTGGTCAAAGACTTACCAGTGGTTCTTGAGGAAGTTGGGAGGGATGCAGCAAAGTTAGAGGAGCATATCCAACTTTATACTGCTTTCACAAACTTTGTTTGTGA GTCTGAACCAGTCCTGCCCATGCTATCTTTTGCccagaagagaggaaacacaacGTTTTATGAGTGGAAAATGGGGAAAGTGCCTTCAGTTATTGAGCGGCCAGTTGTGGAGGAAGCACCTCCTGATACAGTCACAGAGGACACG ATTGACTGGGGTGAATTTGGCAAAGGTACAGATACTCAGGGATTTACCTCTGCCATCACAGTTGAAGCTGGAGTAGACTGGGGTATCAGTCTGGAGCCGAGCTCTGAG GAAGCTGGTGCTGGTGGTATCGACTGGGGTGACAGCGAAGCAGCTCCCATAGAAATTGAAATCGTAGATGCGGGCACAGACT GTCCTGAGGGTGTGGCGAGGGGTGAGGATGCTTTAAGTATACTGGAGAACTCTCAGTCACGCAGCCAGTTCATTGATGAGCTAATGGAG cTGGAAGTGTTCCTAACCCAGCGCATTACTgagatgggagaggagggagatgtgGTAGCCATGAGCCAGTTCCAGCTGGCCCCCTCTGTCATCCAAGGCCAATCCCGTGAACATGTGCGAGAGATGCTGTCAGAGGTGCGGGACCTTCTGGGCCGGCTCACCTCTCTCCGGATGCAGCACCTGTTTATGATCCAGGCCTCGCCCCG ATATGTTGAACGTGTGTCAGAAGTGCTGAGACAGAAGCTGAAGCAGGCAGACATTCTGGTGTTGAAGGGTGCCACAATGGCTGAGAAAAGGCAGGAAGCCCTGGAGGAGCAGTCCAGACTGGAGCCTCGAGTTGACCTGCTGGCAGGATGCACCCGGGAACTCCAGAAACTG attgaagctgacatttcaaagaaatacaacaaaaggcCTGTCAACCTCATGGGGGTTAATATATAG
- the cdk5rap3 gene encoding CDK5 regulatory subunit-associated protein 3 isoform X3, giving the protein MENIQNLPIDIQTSKLLDWLLDRRHCNLKWQSAVKSIREKINAAIQDMPESEEIKQLLSGSCRSPEYIHYFHCLRIVEILKGTEASSKNIFGRYSSQRMKDWQEIVSLYEADNIYLAEVASLLSRNVSYEGPALRKQLAKAQQLQQELSRREVECQSSAADLRERYYAACKQYGITGENVARELQALVKDLPVVLEEVGRDAAKLEEHIQLYTAFTNFVCESEPVLPMLSFAQKRGNTTFYEWKMGKVPSVIERPVVEEAPPDTVTEDTIDWGEFGKGTDTQGFTSAITVEAGVDWGISLEPSSEEAGAGGIDWGDSEAAPIEIEIVDAGTDCPEGVARGEDALSILENSQSRSQFIDELMELEVFLTQRITEMGEEGDVVAMSQFQLAPSVIQGQSREHVREMLSEVRDLLGRLTSLRMQHLFMIQASPRYVERVSEVLRQKLKQADILVLKGATMAEKRQEALEEQSRLEPRVDLLAGCTRELQKLIEADISKKYNKRPVNLMGVNI; this is encoded by the exons ATGGAG AATATTCAAAACCTTCCAATCGACATACAGACCAGCAAGCTTTTGG ACTGGCTGCTGGATCGACGTCACTGTAATCTGAAATGGCAGAGTGCAGtaaaatccatcagagagaagATCAATGCTGCCATCCAGGACATGCCAGAGAGCGAGGAGATCAAGCAGCTTCTCTCCGGCTCCTGTAGGTCCCCAGAAT ACATTCACTACTTTCACTGCTTGAGGATAGTGGAGATACTGAAGGGAACTGAGGCTTCCTCCAAGAACATCTTTGGCAGATATTCATCTCAGAGGATGAAG GACTGGCAAGAGATTGTCTCCCTTTATGAGGCAGATAATATCTATTTGG CGGAGGTGGCCAGCTTGCTGAGTCGCAATGTGAGCTACGAAGGCCCGGCTCTGAGGAAGCAGCTGGCCAAAGCccagcagcttcagcaggaGCTGAGCAGGCGGGAAGTGGAGTGCCAGAGCTCAGCCGCAGACCTGAGGGAACGCTACTACGCTGCCTGCAAACAGTATGGCATCACA GGAGAAAATGTGGCTCGTGAGCTTCAGGCTCTGGTCAAAGACTTACCAGTGGTTCTTGAGGAAGTTGGGAGGGATGCAGCAAAGTTAGAGGAGCATATCCAACTTTATACTGCTTTCACAAACTTTGTTTGTGA GTCTGAACCAGTCCTGCCCATGCTATCTTTTGCccagaagagaggaaacacaacGTTTTATGAGTGGAAAATGGGGAAAGTGCCTTCAGTTATTGAGCGGCCAGTTGTGGAGGAAGCACCTCCTGATACAGTCACAGAGGACACG ATTGACTGGGGTGAATTTGGCAAAGGTACAGATACTCAGGGATTTACCTCTGCCATCACAGTTGAAGCTGGAGTAGACTGGGGTATCAGTCTGGAGCCGAGCTCTGAG GAAGCTGGTGCTGGTGGTATCGACTGGGGTGACAGCGAAGCAGCTCCCATAGAAATTGAAATCGTAGATGCGGGCACAGACT GTCCTGAGGGTGTGGCGAGGGGTGAGGATGCTTTAAGTATACTGGAGAACTCTCAGTCACGCAGCCAGTTCATTGATGAGCTAATGGAG cTGGAAGTGTTCCTAACCCAGCGCATTACTgagatgggagaggagggagatgtgGTAGCCATGAGCCAGTTCCAGCTGGCCCCCTCTGTCATCCAAGGCCAATCCCGTGAACATGTGCGAGAGATGCTGTCAGAGGTGCGGGACCTTCTGGGCCGGCTCACCTCTCTCCGGATGCAGCACCTGTTTATGATCCAGGCCTCGCCCCG ATATGTTGAACGTGTGTCAGAAGTGCTGAGACAGAAGCTGAAGCAGGCAGACATTCTGGTGTTGAAGGGTGCCACAATGGCTGAGAAAAGGCAGGAAGCCCTGGAGGAGCAGTCCAGACTGGAGCCTCGAGTTGACCTGCTGGCAGGATGCACCCGGGAACTCCAGAAACTG attgaagctgacatttcaaagaaatacaacaaaaggcCTGTCAACCTCATGGGGGTTAATATATAG
- the cdk5rap3 gene encoding CDK5 regulatory subunit-associated protein 3 isoform X1 has product MENIQNLPIDIQTSKLLDWLLDRRHCNLKWQSAVKSIREKINAAIQDMPESEEIKQLLSGSCRSPEYIHYFHCLRIVEILKGTEASSKNIFGRYSSQRMKDWQEIVSLYEADNIYLAEVASLLSRNVSYEGPALRKQLAKAQQLQQELSRREVECQSSAADLRERYYAACKQYGITGENVARELQALVKDLPVVLEEVGRDAAKLEEHIQLYTAFTNFVCEWSEPVLPMLSFAQKRGNTTFYEWKMGKVPSVIERPVVEEAPPDTVTEDTIDWGEFGKGTDTQGFTSAITVEAGVDWGISLEPSSEEAGAGGIDWGDSEAAPIEIEIVDAGTDCPEGVARGEDALSILENSQSRSQFIDELMELEVFLTQRITEMGEEGDVVAMSQFQLAPSVIQGQSREHVREMLSEVRDLLGRLTSLRMQHLFMIQASPRYVERVSEVLRQKLKQADILVLKGATMAEKRQEALEEQSRLEPRVDLLAGCTRELQKLIEADISKKYNKRPVNLMGVNI; this is encoded by the exons ATGGAG AATATTCAAAACCTTCCAATCGACATACAGACCAGCAAGCTTTTGG ACTGGCTGCTGGATCGACGTCACTGTAATCTGAAATGGCAGAGTGCAGtaaaatccatcagagagaagATCAATGCTGCCATCCAGGACATGCCAGAGAGCGAGGAGATCAAGCAGCTTCTCTCCGGCTCCTGTAGGTCCCCAGAAT ACATTCACTACTTTCACTGCTTGAGGATAGTGGAGATACTGAAGGGAACTGAGGCTTCCTCCAAGAACATCTTTGGCAGATATTCATCTCAGAGGATGAAG GACTGGCAAGAGATTGTCTCCCTTTATGAGGCAGATAATATCTATTTGG CGGAGGTGGCCAGCTTGCTGAGTCGCAATGTGAGCTACGAAGGCCCGGCTCTGAGGAAGCAGCTGGCCAAAGCccagcagcttcagcaggaGCTGAGCAGGCGGGAAGTGGAGTGCCAGAGCTCAGCCGCAGACCTGAGGGAACGCTACTACGCTGCCTGCAAACAGTATGGCATCACA GGAGAAAATGTGGCTCGTGAGCTTCAGGCTCTGGTCAAAGACTTACCAGTGGTTCTTGAGGAAGTTGGGAGGGATGCAGCAAAGTTAGAGGAGCATATCCAACTTTATACTGCTTTCACAAACTTTGTTTGTGAGTG GTCTGAACCAGTCCTGCCCATGCTATCTTTTGCccagaagagaggaaacacaacGTTTTATGAGTGGAAAATGGGGAAAGTGCCTTCAGTTATTGAGCGGCCAGTTGTGGAGGAAGCACCTCCTGATACAGTCACAGAGGACACG ATTGACTGGGGTGAATTTGGCAAAGGTACAGATACTCAGGGATTTACCTCTGCCATCACAGTTGAAGCTGGAGTAGACTGGGGTATCAGTCTGGAGCCGAGCTCTGAG GAAGCTGGTGCTGGTGGTATCGACTGGGGTGACAGCGAAGCAGCTCCCATAGAAATTGAAATCGTAGATGCGGGCACAGACT GTCCTGAGGGTGTGGCGAGGGGTGAGGATGCTTTAAGTATACTGGAGAACTCTCAGTCACGCAGCCAGTTCATTGATGAGCTAATGGAG cTGGAAGTGTTCCTAACCCAGCGCATTACTgagatgggagaggagggagatgtgGTAGCCATGAGCCAGTTCCAGCTGGCCCCCTCTGTCATCCAAGGCCAATCCCGTGAACATGTGCGAGAGATGCTGTCAGAGGTGCGGGACCTTCTGGGCCGGCTCACCTCTCTCCGGATGCAGCACCTGTTTATGATCCAGGCCTCGCCCCG ATATGTTGAACGTGTGTCAGAAGTGCTGAGACAGAAGCTGAAGCAGGCAGACATTCTGGTGTTGAAGGGTGCCACAATGGCTGAGAAAAGGCAGGAAGCCCTGGAGGAGCAGTCCAGACTGGAGCCTCGAGTTGACCTGCTGGCAGGATGCACCCGGGAACTCCAGAAACTG attgaagctgacatttcaaagaaatacaacaaaaggcCTGTCAACCTCATGGGGGTTAATATATAG
- the prr15lb gene encoding proline-rich protein 15-like protein B, with protein sequence MADPSWWKLTFSRKKKSESKVLYEIPAEYGSNTGNKDHSSSNNPPADHMDSQFNARLEKIVDKSATKGRHVKVSHSGRFKEKKKVRATLAENPSLFSEHNLSDENHKKKTDK encoded by the coding sequence ATGGCTGATCCAAGCTGGTGGAAGCTGACCTTCTCACGCAAGAAGAAATCTGAATCTAAGGTCCTGTATGAGATCCCAGCTGAGTATGGCAGCAACACCGGAAACAAAGACCACTCGAGCAGTAATAACCCCCCCGCAGACCACATGGACAGCCAGTTCAACGCCAGGCTGGAGAAGATTGTGGATAAATCTGCCACCAAGGGCCGCCACGTCAAGGTCTCCCACTCTGGACGCttcaaggaaaagaaaaaggtccGTGCCACGCTGGCCGAGAACCCGAGTCTGTTCTCAGAGCACAACCTCAGCGACGAGAACCATAAAAAGAAGACTGACAAATAG
- the pnpo gene encoding pyridoxine-5'-phosphate oxidase, whose product MRRTLSTNLLRHFLGRNPPSHASLTVSRQRVLALSFYRKSTSDRTNMDLSDMRKKYKGDEECFEESQLVSLDPIKQFGNWFDEATKCPEIGEANAMCIATATKDGRPSARMVLLKGYSNEGFRFFTNYESRKGSELESNPHACLVFYWEPLNRQIRIEGAVERIPFQSSSDYFHSRPKSSQIGAVVSRQSTPVPNRDYLRQKNAELEEKYKDTEVPMPDYWGGYIVKPYLIEFWQGQTNRLHDRIVFTKPEDGASELGEFQHSAEGGWVYQRLSP is encoded by the exons ATGAGGCGCACACTCAGTACGAATTTATTGAGGCATTTCTTAGGTAGAAATCCTCCGTCTCATGCCTCCTTGACAGTAAGTCGACAACGCGTTTTGGCACTCAGTTTCTACCGGAAATCAACGAGTGACCGTACAAACATGGACCTGAGTGACATGAGGAAGAAATACAAAGGAGACGAGGAG TGTTTTGAGGAGAGTCAGCTTGTATCTCTGGACCCAATCAAACAATTTGGAAACTGGTTTGATGAAGCCACAAAGTGCCCTGAAATTGGAGAGGCAAATGCTATGTGCATTGCCACTGCCACCAA aGACGGACGTCCGTCTGCTCGTATGGTTCTCCTGAAAGGTTACAGCAACGAAGGTTTCCGTTTTTTTACCAACTACGAGAGCCGAAAGGGATCTGAACTG GAGAGCAATCCACATGCATGTCTAGTCTTCTACTGGGAGCCTCTGAACAGACAG ATTCGTATTGAGGGCGCGGTGGAACGAATCCCCTTCCAGAGCTCCAGTGACTACTTCCACTCCCGACCAAAGAGCAGCCAGATTGGGGCTGTTGTGAGCCGACAAAGCACTCCGGTTCCTAACAGAGAT tatcTCAGGCAGAAAAATGCAGAACTGGAGGAGAAGTACAAGGACACAGAGGTGCCTATGCCTGACTACTG GGGCGGCTACATCGTCAAGCCTTACCTGATCGAGTTCTGGCAGGGTCAGACCAACAGACTCCACGACCGCATCGTCTTCACCAAGCCGGAGGACGGAGCGTCTGAGCTGGGAGAGTTTCAGCACTCTGCAGAGGGAGGCTGGGTGTACCAGCGGCTGTCCCCATGA
- the mrpl10 gene encoding large ribosomal subunit protein uL10m, which produces MAATLCVKLLPKQGWLPLTQSVRHGSKAVTRHKKPMHILKQKLMAVTEYIPPTRVVPPGAYPSQTKKVQEDSALMLVLKRDLKKVFQDCKMVAVVQNNGSNAEDMMILKHRLHKHEITIKFFPNQVILISSLFQAMRSFLKDTVYCNMAPLFIGPTVLFVSKKPKAKEMLATLRASPQMTLLGACIDDALLSAQGVLSYSKLPSVTVVQGELVSGLTMLTSCTASMLQRHPAHLSALLQQYVKQQSSDTAAEEAT; this is translated from the exons ATGGCGGCGACCTTGTGTGTAAAATTACTACCGAAACAGG GATGGCTTCCCCTGACACAGAGTGTGCGACACGGCTCCAAGGCTGTGACTCGCCACAAGAAACCGATGCACATCCTCAAACAGAAGCTCATGGCTGTTACAGAGTATATTCCTCCCACACGGGTTGTTCCTCCAGGCGCCTATCCATCCCAAACCAAGAAAGTCCAGGAG GATAGCGCTTTGATGTTAGTCCTGAAGAGGGATTTGAAGAAGGTGTTCCAGGACTGTAAGATGGTCGCTGTGGTCCAGAACAACGGCAGCAATGCTGAAGACATGATGATTCTCAAGCACAGACTCCACAAACATGAAATTACTATCAAGTTCTTCCCCAACCAG GTTATTCTAATCTCGAGTCTTTTTCAGGCGATGCGGTCGTTCCTGAAAGACACCGTTTACTGCAACATGGCTCCTCTGTTCATCGGTCCTACAGTTTTATTTGTCAGTAAAAAACCAAAAGCGAAGGAGATGCTGGCGACTCTGAGGGCCAGCCCACAGATGACACTCCTGG GAGCCTGTATAGACGACGCGCTGCTGAGTGCACAGGGAGTGTTGAGCTATTCTAAACTGCCGTCAGTGACCGTTGTCCAGGGCGAGCTGGTCAGCGGGCTGACGATGCTGACCTCCTGCACAGCCTCCATGCTCCAGCGCCACCCGGCCCACCTCTctgcgctgctccagcagtacGTCAAACAGCAGAGCTCGGACACCGCCGCAGAGGAGGCCACGTAG